In Cycloclasticus sp., a single genomic region encodes these proteins:
- a CDS encoding YifB family Mg chelatase-like AAA ATPase, translating into MSLATTFTRSSSGINAPLVTVEAHLANGLPSLSIVGLPEAAVKESKDRVRSAIINCQFEFPAKRITINLAPADLPKEGGRFDLPIALSILAASGQIPNNSLADYEFLGELSLSGELRAIQGALPSAIACQTSKRTLCLPTQNQHEASLIADINILGAPHLLAVCAHIHGQQALPSYTPTASLRKSTASTADFSDVHGQQHTKRALEIAAVGRHSLLMLGPPGTGKSMLAARLPSVLPLLNEQEAVETASIYSISQHTVDTTQWKIPPFRSPHHTASAVALVGGGSQPKPGEVSLAHNGVLFLDELPEFDRKVLEVLREPIENGKISISRASHQTEFPARFQLIAAMNPCPCGYLGDASQRCQCTVAQVTRYRNKISGPLLDRIDMHIEVPRISTEMLRKGTADGEESSATIAKRVHQSQQLALNRQGQANHLLSTSLIKQHCQISDDDHVLLESAIEKLGLSHRAYHRILKVSRTIADMDGQTNIQRQHLTEALSYRRMDKRIT; encoded by the coding sequence ATGTCACTTGCTACTACCTTTACCCGCAGCTCATCCGGCATTAATGCCCCCTTGGTGACCGTCGAAGCGCACCTTGCCAATGGCTTACCCAGCTTAAGCATTGTCGGCCTTCCTGAAGCCGCTGTTAAAGAGAGCAAAGATCGCGTACGAAGCGCTATCATCAACTGCCAGTTTGAATTCCCCGCCAAACGAATCACTATCAACCTTGCTCCTGCCGACCTCCCTAAAGAAGGCGGACGCTTTGATTTACCCATCGCACTTAGCATTCTCGCCGCTTCTGGCCAAATCCCCAACAATTCACTTGCAGACTATGAGTTTCTTGGGGAGTTATCATTAAGTGGTGAACTGCGGGCCATTCAAGGCGCATTACCGTCCGCCATTGCCTGCCAAACGTCTAAACGGACCCTTTGCCTGCCCACTCAAAACCAACACGAGGCATCACTTATCGCTGACATTAACATTTTAGGTGCGCCACACTTATTAGCTGTCTGCGCACATATTCATGGACAGCAAGCACTTCCAAGTTACACCCCAACTGCAAGCTTGAGAAAAAGCACGGCATCCACCGCCGATTTTTCCGATGTTCACGGGCAACAGCATACAAAACGCGCATTAGAAATTGCTGCCGTTGGCCGCCACAGCCTACTCATGCTCGGCCCGCCCGGTACAGGCAAATCCATGCTTGCCGCACGTTTACCCAGCGTCTTACCCCTCCTTAATGAACAAGAAGCCGTTGAAACAGCTTCTATCTATTCAATAAGCCAACACACGGTTGATACTACACAGTGGAAAATACCGCCGTTTAGATCGCCCCATCACACTGCTTCTGCCGTTGCCCTAGTCGGCGGTGGTAGCCAACCAAAACCTGGCGAGGTTTCGCTTGCGCATAATGGCGTGCTGTTTCTTGATGAACTGCCTGAGTTTGACCGCAAGGTATTAGAGGTTCTGCGCGAGCCGATAGAAAACGGAAAAATATCCATCTCACGTGCCAGCCATCAAACTGAGTTTCCAGCGCGTTTTCAACTTATCGCCGCAATGAATCCATGCCCTTGCGGCTACCTTGGTGACGCATCTCAACGCTGCCAATGCACGGTTGCTCAAGTGACTCGTTACCGCAATAAGATATCCGGCCCTTTGCTCGACAGAATTGACATGCATATTGAAGTTCCTCGTATTTCAACTGAGATGCTTCGAAAAGGTACCGCCGATGGTGAAGAGAGTAGCGCTACAATTGCAAAACGCGTGCACCAATCACAACAACTTGCGCTCAATCGGCAAGGCCAAGCTAATCACCTCTTATCCACGTCACTAATCAAACAGCACTGCCAAATCAGCGACGATGATCACGTATTATTAGAAAGCGCAATCGAAAAACTTGGGCTGTCGCACCGTGCGTATCATCGTATTTTGAAGGTATCAAGAACCATCGCCGACATGGATGGACAAACCAACATCCAACGCCAGCACCTTACCGAAGCGCTCAGTTATCGACGTATGGATAAACGCATTACATAA
- a CDS encoding UvrD-helicase domain-containing protein, which translates to MHELNPEQQKAVSTTDTPLLVIAGAGSGKTRVITEKISHLISNGVEAKHITAVTFTNKAAREMRSRVEKLCSAKKTKGIRISTFHSLGLDIIRKEHQALGFKKNISILDEQDKFKTLQDILENSQHKLDRSQISPLSWQISDWKNQAMLPAQAMSAAEDTQQQFAAALYEQYQQYNRVCNAVDFDDLILTPLLLFKEHPEVLEKWQNSTRYLLLDEYQDTNTTQYEFFKHLVGSVGQFTVVGDDDQSIYAWRGANPENLFTLKNDFPRLDIIKLEQNYRSSQRILKAANQLISNNPHLYEKNLWSNIQGNEKIIVLKCKNEFAESQQIAAEISRAKFKHRASNADFAILYRSNHQARLLEKSLRELSLPYAISGGTSFFSHTEIKDVLCYIKLLINPDDNSAFLRVINTPRREIGTSTVEKLALYANERHISLFDACFEMGLEHQLNERTYHKLRSFCDWIVRLSDRSQQEEPIPILHEMIQHIDYYDWIKAHASSDKQAERKINNVLELIKWIENSAKKSQQERSLGDIVSRMMLLDSLERNEEEEKTDQIKLMTLHAAKGLEFPYVYLIGMEEGILPHQNSIDSEQIEEERRLAYVGITRAKKQLTFSYCSHRTKYGDITPTEPSRFLTELPSEDLDWAALGNADPEEQKKKGQESLALMKSLLS; encoded by the coding sequence GTGCACGAACTCAATCCTGAACAACAAAAAGCCGTTTCAACAACAGATACCCCTCTATTGGTTATTGCGGGGGCAGGCAGCGGAAAAACACGCGTTATTACCGAGAAAATCTCGCATTTAATCAGTAACGGCGTTGAGGCTAAGCACATTACCGCCGTTACCTTTACCAATAAAGCCGCACGGGAAATGCGCTCACGGGTTGAAAAATTATGCTCGGCCAAAAAAACGAAAGGCATCCGAATTTCCACCTTTCACTCCCTCGGACTCGATATTATCCGCAAAGAGCATCAAGCCCTTGGGTTTAAAAAAAACATTAGTATTCTCGACGAGCAGGACAAATTTAAAACCCTTCAGGACATCTTAGAAAACAGCCAACACAAACTGGATAGAAGCCAAATATCCCCCTTATCGTGGCAAATATCCGATTGGAAAAACCAAGCCATGTTACCGGCACAGGCCATGTCTGCCGCCGAAGACACTCAGCAGCAATTTGCCGCGGCGTTGTACGAACAATATCAGCAATACAACCGCGTCTGTAACGCCGTTGACTTTGATGACTTGATCCTGACACCGTTACTGTTATTTAAAGAACACCCAGAAGTGTTAGAAAAGTGGCAAAACAGTACGCGCTACCTATTGCTCGACGAATACCAAGACACCAACACAACGCAATATGAGTTTTTTAAACACCTCGTCGGCTCCGTTGGGCAGTTCACCGTTGTGGGTGACGACGACCAGTCTATATACGCATGGCGTGGTGCTAACCCTGAAAACCTCTTTACCTTAAAAAATGATTTTCCTCGCTTAGACATTATTAAGTTGGAACAAAACTACCGTTCTAGCCAACGCATTTTAAAAGCCGCTAATCAGCTTATTAGCAATAACCCGCATTTATACGAGAAGAACCTTTGGAGTAACATTCAAGGAAACGAAAAAATAATCGTTTTAAAATGCAAAAATGAATTCGCCGAATCTCAGCAAATTGCCGCCGAAATATCACGTGCAAAATTCAAGCACCGCGCCAGTAATGCTGATTTTGCCATTCTTTATCGAAGCAACCACCAAGCCCGCTTATTAGAAAAAAGCCTACGCGAATTATCGCTACCTTACGCGATTAGCGGCGGCACTTCTTTTTTCTCACACACAGAAATCAAAGACGTTTTATGTTACATCAAGCTACTGATCAACCCCGATGATAACAGCGCCTTCCTACGCGTCATTAACACCCCACGCCGAGAAATAGGCACATCAACGGTTGAAAAACTTGCGCTTTACGCTAACGAACGCCACATCAGCTTATTCGATGCTTGTTTTGAAATGGGGCTCGAACATCAACTAAACGAACGCACTTATCACAAGCTTCGTTCATTTTGTGATTGGATTGTGCGGCTATCAGATAGGTCCCAACAAGAAGAACCCATTCCCATCCTTCATGAAATGATTCAACACATCGATTATTACGATTGGATAAAAGCACACGCCAGCAGCGACAAACAAGCAGAGCGGAAAATTAACAATGTGCTTGAACTGATCAAGTGGATTGAAAACAGTGCTAAAAAATCTCAACAAGAGCGCAGTTTAGGCGACATTGTGTCTCGCATGATGCTATTGGACAGCCTTGAACGAAATGAGGAAGAAGAAAAAACCGATCAAATAAAGCTGATGACCTTGCACGCAGCAAAGGGGCTAGAGTTTCCTTATGTCTATTTAATAGGTATGGAAGAAGGCATATTACCTCACCAGAACAGCATAGATAGCGAGCAAATTGAAGAGGAGCGCCGGCTTGCGTACGTTGGCATTACGCGCGCCAAAAAACAACTCACTTTCAGCTACTGCTCACACCGCACAAAATATGGCGACATCACACCGACCGAGCCTAGCCGCTTCTTAACCGAACTACCAAGCGAAGACTTAGACTGGGCCGCCTTAGGTAACGCCGACCCTGAAGAACAAAAGAAAAAGGGCCAAGAAAGCTTGGCCCTTATGAAAAGTTTATTAAGCTGA
- a CDS encoding c-type cytochrome, which produces MSEDKKVLNDLGVTIAVLVAIAIVISIIAINLVGDKPTSEWEEQKVLNRIKPLGELATTLEEARKASPIVEAPVVVATEPMTAEQIYNTACMACHTTGVAGAPKMGDVAAWAPRIAQGDDVLFEHATKGFKGMPPRGGSSQLTDEDVSAAIGFMVVNSQ; this is translated from the coding sequence GTGAGTGAAGATAAGAAGGTTTTAAACGACTTAGGCGTGACAATAGCTGTGCTAGTTGCTATCGCAATTGTCATTTCTATTATTGCGATTAATTTGGTTGGTGATAAACCTACCTCAGAGTGGGAAGAGCAGAAGGTTCTTAATAGAATTAAACCATTGGGTGAGTTGGCAACGACACTAGAAGAGGCTAGAAAAGCAAGTCCTATTGTAGAAGCGCCTGTGGTGGTTGCTACTGAACCAATGACGGCGGAACAAATTTATAACACTGCTTGTATGGCTTGCCACACAACGGGTGTAGCTGGCGCGCCAAAAATGGGTGATGTTGCTGCGTGGGCGCCACGTATTGCTCAAGGTGATGACGTGTTATTTGAGCATGCAACTAAAGGTTTTAAAGGCATGCCGCCTCGTGGAGGGTCATCTCAATTGACGGATGAAGACGTTTCTGCCGCGATTGGTTTTATGGTTGTGAATAGCCAATAA
- a CDS encoding retention module-containing protein — protein sequence MANVGTVQSVTGVVKAIAEDGTERILSVGDSVAENEKIITGDGVIVIAFTDGTVLDLGSNSSIVLNDDLLNQAGEQTAQSRADAEDEVAALQQALADPNFDPTANLPATAAGTAAGGTGNNGHTIVSVDYLNPDAPVESGHETAGINAEFLQSDEELPPVIEDGPVVSVSVEVEVEIDPENPGGTPPTDGIPTGDFPVVVSGNGASVLEGTSEGTKPVVFILSLDKVFDVDVQVTYELRPLSADNPQDWFNGDPIQTVTIPAGSTTFEVTVNVVEDHVDEGNETFDIMLIGAEGATINPEADSATITIYDDDTTPVANPDTNWVQVDPISEIYEQSSDEGDSYGELSSVSGNVLNNVDHEFDPDAEVEGDEIPFQDVADTDADGDSLTVTGVVAHGDDGVLGGGDDTVGSIGSPIAGVYGILTLQADGGYVYEAGPETSELTFGEEVTDQFSYTVTDGYNDPQTTTLTITIFGGDSGVEIRDLTPAIEGGDVMVDEDDLLNGSDGSQSTTQEGTFGISAPDGVGSLVIDGVTVINIAGLTGNTVTTGLGNEIVVTGYDDLTGLVTYEYELKDNEDHGGVDDGENNIFENLVVELTDTDGDFTSDILSIQIVDDVPTAVDDEATQGDEDSDVVYNVMSNGDGTSDTEGADGATLTGATVNTGAGSVSFLSNGQVTYNPVDGETGTVIIDYTITDGDNDTADATLTINLGEDSKPTVSVTDGTVDEAALSDGSNSGSTAETDTGTFTIGTGDDSLQTLTVGGVDVTAGGVVNGEYGDLTVTNTGGVYTWSYTLSDNTTDHTTQGTSTDGIKDDFSVVVTDSDDSVSSADTLTVTVQDDVPTAVDDEATQGDEDSDVVYNVMSNGDGTSDTEGADGATLTGATVNTGAGSVSFLSNGQVTYNSVDGETGTVIIDYTITDGDNDTADATLTINLGEDSKPTVSVSNAAVDETNGKTSIDGTLDVDFGNDLAGATVELSATGATWDGTDTLNADDGSWKIVNNANGTYTFTQLLIMTHSGAEDAEIVLNIGVTATDSDNSVDNASSFTVTVYDDGPVVTDKDGVINLSAGDSLEVLAYDLGEDALGGVVFSLDSSSVPLTSGDQAILTESIDTGNGLESFVGYIDLDTDGIYDVGEEVFTITPTNSNADGTYEITLSADNVLDLPTSKVELSFTGISAGGPTESVDVGSDLTISIVDAGTTVNTSNGFIGINNNVMNDNGGGETILYTFNNGLLINDLQLDIKDVGGSGDTLTWTVYNSVDNTTESGPLTINGNGLSDPISPTIDFDSVELFVTSGDFKIGGITYTDLGDPQDVMMQFGYDATDADGDVVSGSIDVTVSASTGTNITGSDLLTHSDANIDVS from the coding sequence ATGGCTAACGTAGGCACAGTACAATCAGTAACAGGGGTTGTAAAAGCAATCGCAGAAGACGGAACGGAGCGCATATTAAGCGTAGGCGATAGCGTTGCAGAAAACGAAAAAATAATCACAGGTGATGGCGTTATCGTTATCGCTTTCACTGATGGCACAGTTTTAGACTTAGGCAGCAACTCAAGCATCGTATTAAATGACGATTTGCTCAATCAAGCAGGTGAGCAAACCGCGCAAAGCCGAGCTGATGCAGAAGATGAAGTGGCTGCTTTACAGCAGGCTTTAGCGGATCCAAATTTTGACCCAACGGCCAACTTGCCAGCAACAGCAGCCGGCACAGCAGCCGGTGGAACAGGCAACAATGGCCATACCATTGTAAGTGTGGACTATTTAAACCCAGATGCACCTGTAGAATCAGGGCACGAAACGGCCGGTATTAACGCGGAGTTTTTACAGTCGGATGAGGAATTGCCGCCGGTTATAGAGGATGGGCCAGTTGTCAGCGTGTCTGTTGAAGTGGAGGTGGAAATTGATCCTGAGAACCCAGGCGGTACGCCTCCAACAGATGGTATTCCTACCGGTGATTTTCCGGTAGTTGTTAGCGGTAATGGTGCTAGCGTATTAGAGGGAACAAGCGAAGGCACCAAGCCTGTTGTGTTTATTTTAAGCCTAGATAAAGTGTTTGATGTCGATGTGCAGGTGACTTATGAACTAAGACCGCTTTCGGCAGATAACCCCCAAGATTGGTTTAATGGCGACCCAATTCAAACAGTCACGATACCTGCAGGTTCAACAACATTTGAAGTAACCGTTAATGTAGTTGAAGACCATGTTGATGAAGGGAATGAAACGTTTGACATTATGTTGATTGGTGCAGAAGGTGCAACAATCAACCCAGAAGCGGACTCAGCAACAATTACTATTTATGACGACGATACAACGCCAGTAGCAAACCCAGATACAAACTGGGTTCAAGTTGACCCTATTTCTGAAATATATGAGCAGTCATCAGATGAGGGTGATTCTTATGGCGAGCTCTCAAGCGTTAGCGGCAATGTTCTGAATAATGTTGATCATGAATTTGACCCTGATGCCGAAGTTGAAGGTGATGAAATACCATTCCAAGATGTTGCAGATACAGATGCAGATGGTGACTCTTTAACCGTTACAGGAGTTGTCGCTCATGGCGATGACGGCGTACTAGGTGGCGGTGATGATACAGTTGGTTCAATTGGTTCGCCAATAGCAGGGGTATACGGCATATTAACGTTACAAGCTGATGGAGGTTATGTTTATGAGGCAGGTCCTGAAACGTCCGAGCTTACCTTCGGTGAAGAAGTAACAGACCAATTTAGCTACACCGTAACAGATGGTTATAACGATCCGCAAACAACAACATTAACCATCACCATCTTTGGTGGAGATAGTGGTGTTGAAATTCGTGATTTAACACCTGCAATTGAAGGTGGGGATGTTATGGTCGATGAAGATGACCTACTAAATGGTTCGGATGGATCTCAGTCTACGACTCAAGAGGGTACATTCGGTATTAGTGCGCCAGATGGTGTCGGGAGTCTAGTAATTGATGGGGTGACCGTTATCAATATTGCCGGCTTGACTGGCAATACGGTAACAACGGGTTTAGGCAATGAAATTGTTGTTACTGGATATGACGACTTAACAGGTCTTGTTACTTATGAGTATGAGCTAAAAGATAATGAGGACCATGGGGGTGTTGATGATGGTGAAAACAACATATTCGAAAACTTGGTGGTTGAACTAACAGATACAGATGGTGATTTCACTTCAGATATATTAAGTATTCAAATTGTTGACGACGTACCGACAGCCGTTGATGATGAAGCGACACAAGGCGATGAAGACAGTGATGTTGTTTACAATGTGATGAGCAATGGAGATGGCACGAGCGATACAGAAGGCGCGGATGGTGCAACGTTAACTGGAGCAACGGTTAATACAGGTGCAGGTAGTGTCTCGTTCTTATCGAATGGTCAAGTGACGTATAACCCAGTTGATGGTGAAACGGGTACGGTTATTATTGATTACACCATCACAGATGGAGATAACGACACCGCAGATGCGACCTTAACGATTAACTTAGGTGAAGATTCAAAGCCGACAGTGAGCGTGACGGATGGAACAGTTGACGAAGCGGCGTTATCAGACGGTAGCAACTCAGGCAGTACAGCTGAAACAGACACCGGAACTTTCACGATTGGAACAGGTGATGATAGTCTTCAAACGCTAACAGTAGGTGGCGTAGATGTCACGGCAGGTGGCGTAGTGAATGGCGAGTACGGTGACTTAACGGTGACCAATACAGGCGGTGTTTACACGTGGTCTTATACATTAAGTGATAACACGACCGATCATACAACCCAAGGTACAAGCACCGACGGAATTAAAGATGACTTTAGCGTTGTTGTAACAGACTCTGATGACAGTGTTTCATCAGCTGATACCTTAACGGTAACGGTGCAAGACGACGTACCGACAGCCGTTGATGATGAAGCGACACAAGGCGATGAAGACAGTGATGTTGTTTACAATGTGATGAGCAATGGAGATGGCACGAGCGATACAGAAGGCGCGGATGGTGCAACGTTAACTGGAGCAACGGTTAATACAGGTGCAGGTAGTGTCTCGTTCTTATCGAATGGTCAAGTGACGTATAACTCAGTTGATGGTGAAACGGGTACGGTTATTATTGATTACACCATCACAGATGGAGATAACGACACCGCAGATGCGACCTTAACGATTAACTTAGGTGAAGATTCAAAGCCGACAGTGAGCGTTAGTAACGCGGCGGTGGATGAAACCAATGGTAAAACTTCAATAGACGGAACGTTAGACGTTGATTTTGGTAATGACTTAGCTGGAGCAACAGTTGAGCTATCGGCTACAGGCGCAACATGGGATGGTACCGATACATTAAATGCTGATGATGGTAGTTGGAAAATTGTTAATAACGCTAATGGTACATATACTTTTACCCAGCTTCTTATCATGACGCACTCAGGTGCTGAAGACGCTGAAATTGTTTTGAATATTGGTGTCACAGCTACAGATAGCGATAACTCTGTTGATAACGCATCATCGTTCACAGTTACTGTTTATGACGATGGCCCAGTAGTCACTGATAAAGATGGCGTCATTAATCTTTCAGCTGGCGATAGTCTAGAAGTGCTAGCTTATGATTTAGGTGAGGATGCTTTAGGTGGCGTGGTCTTTAGTTTGGACAGTTCATCAGTGCCCTTAACCTCAGGCGATCAAGCTATTTTGACGGAATCTATTGATACCGGAAATGGCTTAGAGTCTTTTGTAGGCTATATTGATCTAGATACTGATGGTATTTATGACGTTGGTGAAGAAGTGTTCACGATAACTCCAACAAATTCTAATGCAGACGGAACTTATGAAATCACCTTATCAGCAGATAACGTTCTTGATTTGCCAACGTCTAAAGTAGAATTATCCTTTACTGGGATTAGTGCTGGTGGGCCAACGGAATCAGTCGATGTGGGCTCTGATTTGACTATTTCTATAGTAGATGCCGGAACAACAGTTAATACAAGTAACGGCTTTATTGGAATTAACAATAATGTGATGAACGACAATGGTGGTGGTGAGACGATTCTCTACACCTTTAATAATGGATTGTTAATTAATGATTTACAGTTAGATATTAAAGATGTTGGTGGGTCTGGTGACACATTAACGTGGACGGTATATAACAGTGTTGATAATACAACTGAGTCAGGACCGTTAACAATTAACGGAAATGGTTTAAGTGATCCAATAAGCCCAACAATTGATTTTGATAGCGTTGAGTTATTCGTCACAAGTGGTGACTTTAAAATTGGTGGCATTACCTATACTGATTTAGGTGACCCTCAAGATGTGATGATGCAGTTTGGGTATGATGCAACAGACGCGGATGGGGATGTTGTCAGTGGTAGCATTGATGTAACAGTATCGGCATCAACAGGAACGAATATAACGGGTAGTGACCTATTGACTCACTCAGATGCAAATATTGATGTAAGCTGA